In a genomic window of Amycolatopsis japonica:
- a CDS encoding response regulator transcription factor yields the protein MIRVLLAEDMHMVRGALVALLNLEQDIEVVAEVCSGDKILPMAAEYLPDVAIIDIDLPAKDGLAAASELCQQLPSVRTLILTSLGRPGTVRRALDAKVNGFLLKDAPADKLANAVRSVAIGRRVIDSELALSAWETEDSPLTPREAEILRLAANGRTVADIAAELFLSPGTVRNYLATVVTKLNARNRVDAIRIATESDWL from the coding sequence GTGATCCGAGTCCTATTGGCCGAGGATATGCACATGGTCCGTGGCGCGTTGGTCGCCCTGCTGAACCTCGAGCAGGACATCGAGGTCGTCGCCGAGGTCTGTTCGGGCGACAAGATCCTCCCGATGGCCGCGGAGTATCTCCCGGACGTCGCGATCATCGACATCGATCTGCCTGCCAAGGACGGGCTCGCGGCCGCTTCCGAGCTCTGCCAGCAACTTCCGAGTGTCCGCACGCTGATCCTCACCTCGCTCGGCCGCCCGGGCACCGTGCGCCGCGCGCTCGACGCGAAGGTCAACGGCTTCCTGCTCAAGGACGCGCCCGCCGACAAACTCGCCAACGCCGTCCGTTCGGTCGCCATCGGCCGCCGGGTCATCGACAGCGAACTCGCGTTGTCCGCCTGGGAAACGGAAGACAGCCCGCTGACCCCGCGGGAAGCCGAGATCCTCCGCCTCGCCGCGAACGGGCGCACGGTCGCCGACATCGCGGCGGAGCTGTTCCTGTCGCCGGGGACCGTGCGGAACTATCTGGCCACCGTGGTCACGAAACTCAACGCCCGCAACAGGGTGGACGCCATTCGCATCGCCACCGAGTCGGACTGGCTCTGA
- a CDS encoding response regulator transcription factor, translated as MIKVLVAEDMHIVRGALVALLGLEPDIEVVAECASGDEILPLAQSARPDIALIDIDLPGKDGLTAAAELHEQLPGVRTLILTSLGSPGTLRRALAAKVNGFLRKDAPADRLANAVRGVAAGRRVVDGDLALAAWDSEDCPLTAREIEVLRLASVGSDPTEIAAELFLSAGTVRNYLTTIVSKLSARNRVDAVRIARESGWL; from the coding sequence ATGATCAAGGTCCTGGTGGCCGAGGACATGCACATTGTCCGGGGGGCCCTGGTCGCGCTGCTCGGTTTGGAACCCGACATCGAAGTCGTCGCCGAATGCGCCAGTGGCGACGAGATCCTGCCGCTCGCCCAGTCCGCGCGCCCCGACATCGCGCTGATCGACATCGACCTGCCGGGCAAGGACGGGCTCACCGCCGCCGCCGAGCTGCACGAGCAGCTGCCCGGCGTACGCACGCTGATCCTCACCTCGCTCGGCAGCCCCGGCACCCTGCGGCGGGCGCTGGCCGCGAAGGTCAACGGTTTCCTGCGCAAGGACGCGCCCGCCGACCGGCTCGCCAACGCGGTCCGCGGGGTCGCCGCCGGACGGCGCGTCGTCGACGGCGACCTGGCACTCGCCGCCTGGGACAGCGAGGACTGCCCGCTCACCGCCCGCGAGATCGAGGTGCTCCGGCTGGCGTCGGTCGGCTCCGACCCGACCGAGATCGCCGCCGAACTGTTCCTGTCCGCCGGCACCGTGCGGAACTACCTGACGACGATCGTTTCGAAGCTCAGCGCCCGCAACCGGGTCGACGCCGTGCGGATCGCGCGCGAGTCCGGCTGGCTGTGA
- a CDS encoding DUF1702 family protein, whose product MSSLLGALRKVMFAPSLASVGFEGRGFGVPRTPSTARLESIPQAVVCGFEWGIDAPELWEAERRLDMVEPEMRGFAYEGAAMAFTILDVMPGGRKDRTAELMSGPGLPHVFLTYIGIGFAMARLPRPLWKKVLPDLDGVPFHPTMSWLAVDGYAFDRAYFDTRRWVDEQFVPKPYPWAGAPAYFPRACDQGIGRALWFINGGDPVKVAEAVNRFPAGRRPDLWSGVGLAATFAGGCDRSGLVRLREASGEHQDHLGLGVVFAVKARTFSSFVPPHTRRAARALAGLSIEEAVELADSTEVTEDAADGTPAYELWRRNIRDGLAPSVGRLSA is encoded by the coding sequence ATGAGCTCATTGCTGGGTGCCCTGCGCAAGGTCATGTTCGCGCCTTCGCTGGCTTCGGTCGGCTTCGAGGGGCGCGGGTTCGGAGTGCCGAGGACGCCGTCGACCGCGCGGCTGGAGTCGATCCCGCAGGCGGTCGTGTGCGGCTTCGAGTGGGGGATCGACGCGCCGGAGCTGTGGGAGGCCGAACGGCGGCTGGACATGGTCGAGCCGGAGATGCGCGGGTTCGCCTACGAGGGCGCGGCGATGGCGTTCACCATCCTCGACGTCATGCCCGGCGGCCGGAAGGACCGCACGGCCGAACTGATGAGCGGGCCAGGGCTCCCGCACGTGTTCCTGACCTACATCGGCATCGGGTTCGCGATGGCCCGCCTGCCCCGGCCGCTGTGGAAGAAGGTGCTGCCGGATCTGGACGGCGTGCCGTTCCATCCGACGATGAGCTGGCTGGCCGTCGACGGGTACGCCTTCGACCGCGCCTACTTCGACACAAGGCGGTGGGTCGACGAGCAGTTCGTCCCCAAGCCGTACCCGTGGGCGGGCGCCCCCGCGTACTTCCCGCGCGCCTGCGATCAGGGCATCGGGCGGGCACTGTGGTTCATCAACGGCGGCGATCCGGTGAAGGTCGCCGAGGCGGTGAACCGCTTCCCGGCAGGGCGCCGTCCGGACCTGTGGAGCGGGGTCGGGCTGGCCGCGACCTTCGCGGGCGGCTGCGACCGGTCAGGGCTGGTGAGGCTCCGCGAGGCGTCGGGGGAGCACCAGGACCACCTCGGGCTCGGCGTCGTGTTCGCGGTGAAGGCGAGGACGTTCTCGTCGTTCGTCCCGCCGCACACCCGCCGCGCCGCCCGTGCGCTGGCCGGGCTGAGCATCGAGGAGGCCGTCGAGCTGGCGGACTCGACCGAGGTCACCGAGGACGCCGCGGACGGGACGCCCGCCTACGAGCTGTGGCGGCGGAACATCCGGGACGGTCTGGCCCCTTCGGTGGGCAGGCTGTCCGCCTGA
- a CDS encoding AraC family transcriptional regulator yields the protein MNEKLGEELTIDDIARAATFSKFHFTRVFQQATGVSPGRFLSALRLDEAKRLLLTTSITVADISHRVGYNSVGTFSTRFSSRVGLSPSAYRRQGGFQRGLAGEPRPGPKRATVRGFVSAPPEISPGLVFVGLFPTRIPEGAPVRYTVIDAPGAYQLTEVPEGEWHLVAHCVTGPLTRRGTGYTGHHGPITVEPGVTARLADLRVRPKRLFDPPVLLALPDLRHRPEPFKRAA from the coding sequence ATGAACGAGAAACTGGGCGAAGAGCTCACTATCGACGACATCGCCCGCGCCGCGACCTTCAGCAAATTCCATTTCACCAGGGTGTTCCAGCAGGCCACCGGGGTCTCGCCCGGCCGGTTCCTGTCCGCGCTGCGGCTCGACGAGGCCAAGCGCCTGCTGCTGACCACGTCGATCACGGTCGCCGACATCAGCCACCGCGTGGGCTACAACAGCGTCGGCACCTTCAGCACGCGGTTCAGCAGCCGCGTCGGCCTGTCCCCGTCCGCGTACCGGCGGCAAGGCGGCTTCCAGCGCGGCCTGGCCGGCGAGCCCCGTCCCGGCCCGAAGCGGGCGACCGTCCGCGGTTTCGTGTCGGCGCCGCCGGAGATCTCGCCCGGCCTCGTCTTCGTCGGTCTCTTCCCGACGCGGATCCCCGAGGGCGCGCCCGTGCGGTACACGGTCATCGACGCCCCCGGCGCCTATCAGCTGACCGAGGTCCCGGAGGGCGAGTGGCACCTCGTCGCGCACTGCGTGACCGGCCCGCTCACGCGCCGCGGCACCGGGTACACCGGGCACCATGGCCCGATCACCGTCGAGCCGGGGGTCACCGCGCGGCTCGCGGACCTGCGGGTGCGCCCCAAGCGCCTGTTCGACCCGCCGGTCCTGCTGGCGCTGCCCGACCTGCGGCACCGGCCGGAGCCGTTCAAGCGCGCGGCCTGA